TTTGTGCTGCTGTGGCGGTTTGTTGTTCATTTTCGCCATATACATAGACATGACGTTGTTTGTGTAGAGAAAATGTAGCGCGTTTTTCCAAGTCATCGACGGGGATTTGAATTGCCCCAGAAATATGCACGTAATTGTAACTGTGGCGATCGCGCACATCAATAATTGTAAAAGCTGGTTGACCCCATTCCAAACGAGACTTCAATTCGTGAGCATCGGTGGCTAAGTTACTACTCATGAGCATTTTCCGCTTTCAACCTCACAAGCAATCTATCAACAATCGTCTTTTAATTGAGGTTTCTTTATAATTAATCCAAAATTATCTCTGGACAGAGAAAAATACTTATTCTATTCAAGAGTTGCTTGCTGTCCTAAACTGTAATTTATGGCATCTACTATTCAAGCTTTACCCACAGAAGTTGTATATCTGATTACGGCTGGCGAGGTGATTGACTCCTTGGCATCTGTAGTTAGAGAATTGGCAGAAAATTCTCTAGATGCAGGTGCAACCAGAATTGTGATTTACCTCTGGCCACAACACTGGCGCATCCGTGTTACTGACAATGGTTGTGGGATGAACCTAGAAGACCTGCAACAAGCCGCCACAGCCCATAGTACTAGTAAAATTCGCTCTAGTGATGATTTATGGAAAATTAACAGCTTGGGATTTCGTGGTGAAGCTTTGCACAGCCTGACAACTTTGGCAGATTTAGAAATTCTGAGTCGTCCAGCCGATGGTAATTTGGGGTGGCGGGTTGCTTATGGTGATGATGGCAAGGCGTTAGAAGTAGAAGCAACAGCGATCGCACCTGGTACAGTAGTCACAGTCTCTAATCTTTTTGGTAATTGCTTATCTCGCCGTCAGGGTTTACCCAGTGCTACACAGCAAATGAAAGCTGTACAAGCAACAATTCATCAAATTGCCCTGTGTCATCCGCAAGTAACATGGCAACTTTGGCAAAATGACCGAGTATGGTTCACCATTTCTCCCGCAGCTACCACCGGAAAACTACTGCCGCAGATTTTACCGCAAGTCCGCCAAGGTGATTTACAAGAACTAAAACTTCAAATTTCCCACCCCAATTCAGCACTCTCCTTAGTAGTAGGATTACCAGACCGTTGTCATCGCCATCGACCAGATTGGGTAAGAATAGCGATTAATGGCAGAATGGTGAAATCACCAGAAATTGAACAAACGATTTTCTCAGCGTTTCATCGGACTTTACCACGCGATCGCTATCCCATTTGTTTATTACATCTAGAAATTTCTCCTGACCAAATTAACTGGAATCGCAATCCTGCAAAAACCGAAATATATCTCAATGAACTCAACTATTGGCAAGAACAAATAACTCAAGCTATTGATCAAGCACTCCGCATTGATGCTGCTAATTTTCCTGAAGCTGTCCACACCACCAGAGTGAGTAAATTACTTAAAGCCGCAGAAGAAAAAGGTGGTTATAACTTTAATCTCAAACCAGAAACTACTCAGCACTCTTTAAAAGCTGTCGCCCAAGTTAGCAACACTTATATTGTGGCTGAACATTCTGGTGGGATGTGGTTAGTAGAACAGCACATTGCCCACGAGAGAGTTTTGTACGAACAAATCTGTGATAATTGGCAACTCCTACCCGTAGAACCGGCAATTATTCTTTATCAATTATCACCAGCACAAGTTTCTCAACTGCAACGCATTGGTTTAGAGATAGAAACCTTTGGTGAACAACTTTGGGCAGTTCGTAATATACCCGCCCTTTTACAGCAACGAGAAGACTGTGCAGAAGCTATTTTAGAACTCAGTTGGGGCGGGGACTTACAAGCGGCTCAAGTTGCCGTTGCTTGCCGGAGTGCGATTCGTAACGGTACGCCACTAAATCTCCAAGAAATGCAAACACTGTTAGACCAATGGCAACGCACTCGTAACCCCCGTACCTGTCCCCACGGCAGACCTATCTATTTATCACTAGAAGAATCTGCCTTAGCCCGATTTTTCCGCAGGCATTGGGTAATTGGCAAAAGCCACGGAATATGAATTTCAGTCAATAGTCAAGGGTCAATGGTCAATGGTCAATAGCAACAATTGACGATGTGATTTTCACTATTATTCTGCCTAAAAAACTCAGTATAAATCACCTAACATTTCAAATTATTTAACTAAACACATTAAGTCTCAAAAGCAGCGGTAGAAAGTTTTTCAATTCTGAATTCTCCTCTAATAAAAATCAGGATTTTTTTTGCAGGCGAATTAATGTATTGTAAATCTGCCTTTTTAAGTTATTGTCATTTTGAATTTCTACAGTAATCTTATTAAAACGCTCAATGGTTAAACCATTTTCTTCAACTATTTTTTGAGAGCGATTACAGTAGTTAACAGCAATATCTCTGGCTTTGCGTGGTAGGCTATCAATGCTTTGAGGGTTATTACAAACAATCTGGGGAATTTCTCCACCACCGATTAATTTTTTAATTTCTCCAAAGGCTTGTTGGCGCGATGGCTCCATTGCTAAAACAGCTTGGGCATAGCTGACAATTTCGTTGTTGTTCACAGATGGAGTTTGAGCATCAGCTTTGGCTGTAAATGTTAAAGTGCCGGCTAACAAACTAGCACTAGCCATAACTCCAAAAAATAAATTTCTCGGTAATAAATTTTTCAGAGTATCTCGGAAAAACAAACTAGCAACGTTGTTCATAATGTCTGTGACACAGGACTCAATCTTAGGGGTGCGTTATTGATTGTGAATTATTTTTGGAGTGAGAAGTTCCAACGAAATTTCAGTGTACCGAAATTTTATATGTATTTTCAGTTGCCTTTACATATTTGACAAAGTTCAATTACTTTTGTCTGGAGTGTGGATATTTCCGCAGATCCTTGCTTAAGACTGACTTCTAACTCCAACAGTAACGGTAAACACGAAATTAGTTGCTGCACAGACAGAAATTTGACTTCTTGTTGTAAAAAGTAGATACGTTTAGGGTTGCTAACATCGGCGGCTTGAGCGATCGCCTGTGGGTTCCTCTCACCGTTATCTGTGGCAATTTTGACCCACAACCAAGTGCGAAATTGACCAATTAATGTTGCCACTATCCGCAATCCTGGTTCTGCCGCATTTAGCAAGTCAGTCAACACAGTTAAAGCTTTGCCTGTATCGCCTGTTCTAATTGCTGCTGCTAATTGTAAACTATTTTGCGTAGTATTCCTGACTAATTTGCTAATAGTATCTACATCTAAAGGCTTTTTGCTTTCCAGATGATACAGCCGTAATTTCTCTAACTCATTGTAAAGTAACCTTGTATCATTACCAACTGCTTCGGCTAACAGTTCAGTCGTTTGAGGTGTAAGTTGAACTCCCACAGCTTGAGCCGCTTGCTGAACAGCTTGCACAATTAATTCAGTTTTCCAAGGTGGTATGAGGGCAAATTCCCGAAACTCCGTGGCGAATTGTTTGAGAAATTTTGTAGATTTCAGCCGTTCATCTGGTTTACTGCGGCTAGTGAGTAATAAAAAGGAATTTTCGGGAATTACTGGTAAAGTGCGCGTCAATTCTGCCAAAACGTTATCAGGACATTGTTGACAGAGGTTTGTATTCATCAGCCAGACCAAACGCCCACCAGCGCCAAAAGCGGGAGTCATCACTTGATTTAAAGCGGCGATCGCTGTATCAGGTTGATCAGGCGCAAAATAAGAATAGTTAAAATCTGTCCACAGGGGATCTAAAATGCGATCGCGCAATGAATTAACTGCTTTTTCCATAGCAAAGTCATCTTCACCCCAGTAAACCAAAACTGGCATATATCAACCTCATAGCATCTCAGGGACTAACAACGGTGAAATATTCAGACTTCATATTTTTCCCCACGCCCCTTCCCAAATGCTAAATACTTTTTAAGTCAACTTAGTCACAATTGGATAATTTTCCCTAAAATCTATCAAGTAAGAACGCGAGGCTATTAAAGATTGGACGACAACTACCAAACTTATCTAAACCGGGTAGCAAGAATGATGCTGCCAGAATCATACAAGTCCCAAGTTCAGCATATCCAGGAGTCTTCAAAGTTCCAACCCCATTCGGGAACGAGACAAGCAACACCTTTTCCTGGCTATACATTGATTACCCCCACCGCCGATGCAGCAGCCGAAAACTCTGCTTTTTACGAAAAATTAGCAACTTATCAAGAGCAACTGTTGCAGCTGCCTGTCAACCATGATTTGATTGTCCCAGTCCCACCTGCGAGCTTTCATTTAACTTTGGCAGACTTGATTTGGGATCATGCTTATCTTGATGCTTGTGAGAAAAATCCCAAATTTGAGGAAGAATTACGCCATTACTGTGCGGAAATCTTTCAACAATATCAACAATCCATAACATCGGGAACTAACCCTATTTACTGGCAAATGTTGGGATTGGTTTTGATGCCAAGAGCATTGGGTGTTTGTTTAGTACCCAAAGATGAAAGTTCCTATGAACAAGTTATTCAATTTCGTCGGCAAATTTATCAAAACCCCAAGTTGATTGCATTAGGAATTGAACAACATTATCACCTAACAGCCCATATTACATTAGGCTACTTCGGTGATATTTCACCTAATTTAGACCGAAATAAACTCAGTGATATGCTTTGTGAATTAAATCAACAATGGTTAGGAGATTTTCCAGAAATTCTCGTTAACCGTGTTGAATTGCGGAAATTTGATGATATGACACGCTATTACCGTGAACCAGACTGGCCAAGTTTAGATTTTTAAGTTTGTACCTGGCACGGTAGGGGAAAACTGGATATGGAGACAAAGCAAATTAACTTTTGTCTCCATATCTTCTAATTTAGATTATGTAGAATTTACTCAAGAAAACGAAAAATTAAGGTTTTAGAGAAGGGTGTAGGTCTTCAACACTATTGCACTTCTACACCCAGTCTCAACAGACAATTTTTGTGCCTAAGCCATTCTCGATTAACGCTCAGATGATTCTTCTCCAAAAAAGAGATCATTGACACTAATTACCCAAGGAACACCTTGGTTCACAGGAGAACTAATACTAATTTTAGCTTGGTTGGCAAACTTTTTTAACTTGTCTGCTAAATGGGGAACCGTCATCATAATGTTCTGATAGCTTTCGATATCATGGCAAACCATGATTAATATGAGAATACCGCTATTAATTTTGAAATACCAATGACAACCAGAGAGTAAAAGACGTACAGTGCGATCGCAAGTAGAAAAAAAGCGTTGTTTAACCGTTTCTTCTAGTTGACTAAGTAATAATTCACTAATTAGTGTTGTTTTATGAGAAGGCAAATCATCGGGAGATAGATATGGTTGATTCATAGAAATTCGCCCTAGTTTCAAAGGGTTAATAACTGATATAAACTGAATAATCTTTTTATGCTTGTTGAATTGAAGAGATTCCCTTTATTCAGATACATCAGCTTGTAAAACAGGCTAATGAGACATCTATTCGCTCCTAGTACAACCTTTATATAATCTACATTGCCTGTGGTTGATTTTTCCTCATATTTCTTTAGCAATTGCTCTACAAAAATATATACTTTGTCTTTTTTCTTCAAAAAATCATAAATTACAGATAACTCATCTGTGCTGGGAATAGAGTATATACAAATAATATAGCAGTTATAAATAATTTATGAAAAATCAGATCCCCGACTTCTTCCAAAAGTCCAGCATCTAGTTTTTAATTGTTTACTTTTTGAAACAATTAAGCAGATTTTTATTTCTTACTCAATCTCTTCTTGTTCTCCGCGTTATTTAGGAAAAACATTTAAATTATGAACACCATTATAATTACTTATCTACCACTATATTAATTAATCAACTTGTGGATATTAGCTTCCCAATTCATCCCATCAAAAGGTACAACTTCAAAATTTGATATGACATCACCATCTAAACAGCGCACATTGACATCGATACAATCTGGATGGCTACGGGGAATATAAAAAGAATGTATCCCACAAATGCTACAGAATTTATGTTGAGCAACTCCTGTATTGAATTGGTAAGTTGTTAACTTATTTTCACCTTGCAATAAAGTAAATTGTTCCTTGGGAATGATTAAGTGTAAAAACCCTTTTTTCCGGCAAATAGAACAGTTACAATCATCGACTTTGTGTTGCTTGACTACAACTCGAAAACGTACAGCACTACAATGACAACCGCCTTCATATATCATTGGTTCTGAAATATTAATTGTCATATTAATTAACGAGATTCTAACTTAGCAATGCGTTTTTCTAACGTATTCACTTGCTGTTTTAATTCAACCACTAAAGTCGCTAATCGGTCAAACATTTTATCCCGTTCTGTTTGTGACAAATTTCTTCTGCTAGATTGTGGTACGGTAATTGTTGTTCTGGAGTTAGGCGACTGGCGGGTGTTTCCGAGTTGAGATTCTATTTGATTCAAACGTGACTCCATACGATTAAAATCAGCCTGTAAATTATTCAGACGAGATTCGGTTTGCTGTGATAATGCGGTGTTAGAAAATAACCCAGTCCAAAGTATGATAGCTAAAGCCACCGCAATTCCTAATACTTGAATTCTCTTCATGTCCGAACTGCAAAGAAAGAAGATAAGATGTATGGGACTTTACTGACGTAAGCGTAGGAATTTGTTTTACCCAAAGGCGCAGAGAGTTAACCAAGTAAATATTAAGTAGAGTGTGTTACGGCTATGCAATGCTAATTTAGCCGTAACGCACTATATTTGTGAATGTATTAAGCATCGCTATAATACCCACTACAATTTAAGCTGACTCCTGGTTCCTGAATTCTATTTTTATAAATCAGTAGTTGATTTATCTATCAGGTTGCAAATCAGAAAATAGTGTCTCCCATTTGAGAGAGTTAACTTTATTTTCTGTTGCTTTTACCTCAAAAGTGACATGATGTACTTTACTTTGTTCTAACGCTTGTACACAAATTTCTGCCACATCCTCTCGGCTGATTTTACCGCGAATATTATCACCTTGTTCAAAGATTACTTCCTGTCCACCTGGTTCTTCTGTTAAAGCACAAGGTCTAATGATTGTGTAAGGAATACCACTAGCTCTTAAACTATCTTCGCCCTTTAACTTCCAGGTTAAAATACCACCTAATTGATCATTTAATCTGACTGCGGGTGGTTCTTCATCTAAATTAATTCCTGGTCTACCGGGACGGGTGACACCTGCGGAACTAACAAGCACAAATTGGGGTGCAGTTTTGCCGTTATATGCTTTGATAGATTCTATCTGCAAGCTAAAACCACCAGGTGTAAATTTGGGATTTAACGCACCATCATATTCAAATTTGCTCAACATAAGTTGAAATGAGCTAATGCGACTTGCATCTAATGGTGGAGCATCTTTAACAGTTTTTGCTCGAAATACAGGTGTTAATTCCGCAAAAGGAATGCGAACATTTATCCAAGTATTAGCGACCGTATCAAAAGAATAGCTATAACCTAACCCATCCCAAGTTACATCGGGTCGGAGGAATATTTTATAACGTTGACCATCACCTTTAACGCGTAATTCTACGCCTGCGTAACCTGATAAATTAAACGGTGGGTCAAAATTCTTAGTTCTCACAGATGCAAATCCTCCTGAGTTGGCGGTGGAAACATTACCAGCAAACACAGCAGTATTTTCTGTTAATTGAATATTACTAGAACTAACACCACCCATGACAACATCATCTAGCGCACCCCAAATATTTTTTAATTCGGCTGAGGGATGAGTAAAATCAAATACAAGTTTTTCGTTGGCTGCGGGGAGGTGGTTAGCGGCTGCTGCGACTAAGTTTTTCACACCTTGATATTCGACATTTTCGGGAGTGTCGCCAACAATTTCAGGTTGGTAAAATTTAATGCCTTGATAATATTTTTCTCTATTAGCTGTGTCTCCTTCCACTGGTTGGACACGCACTGCTGTACAACAAATTACGGCTTGAATATTAGCCATGACTAAAGTATTTAAAGTTTCTGGTT
This window of the Nostoc sp. HK-01 genome carries:
- a CDS encoding rhodanese domain-containing protein; protein product: MSSNLATDAHELKSRLEWGQPAFTIIDVRDRHSYNYVHISGAIQIPVDDLEKRATFSLHKQRHVYVYGENEQQTATAAQILRDAGFTEVAEIKGGFITWKIVGGAMEGLAV
- a CDS encoding DNA mismatch repair protein MutL, producing MASTIQALPTEVVYLITAGEVIDSLASVVRELAENSLDAGATRIVIYLWPQHWRIRVTDNGCGMNLEDLQQAATAHSTSKIRSSDDLWKINSLGFRGEALHSLTTLADLEILSRPADGNLGWRVAYGDDGKALEVEATAIAPGTVVTVSNLFGNCLSRRQGLPSATQQMKAVQATIHQIALCHPQVTWQLWQNDRVWFTISPAATTGKLLPQILPQVRQGDLQELKLQISHPNSALSLVVGLPDRCHRHRPDWVRIAINGRMVKSPEIEQTIFSAFHRTLPRDRYPICLLHLEISPDQINWNRNPAKTEIYLNELNYWQEQITQAIDQALRIDAANFPEAVHTTRVSKLLKAAEEKGGYNFNLKPETTQHSLKAVAQVSNTYIVAEHSGGMWLVEQHIAHERVLYEQICDNWQLLPVEPAIILYQLSPAQVSQLQRIGLEIETFGEQLWAVRNIPALLQQREDCAEAILELSWGGDLQAAQVAVACRSAIRNGTPLNLQEMQTLLDQWQRTRNPRTCPHGRPIYLSLEESALARFFRRHWVIGKSHGI
- a CDS encoding DNA polymerase III subunit delta, whose translation is MPVLVYWGEDDFAMEKAVNSLRDRILDPLWTDFNYSYFAPDQPDTAIAALNQVMTPAFGAGGRLVWLMNTNLCQQCPDNVLAELTRTLPVIPENSFLLLTSRSKPDERLKSTKFLKQFATEFREFALIPPWKTELIVQAVQQAAQAVGVQLTPQTTELLAEAVGNDTRLLYNELEKLRLYHLESKKPLDVDTISKLVRNTTQNSLQLAAAIRTGDTGKALTVLTDLLNAAEPGLRIVATLIGQFRTWLWVKIATDNGERNPQAIAQAADVSNPKRIYFLQQEVKFLSVQQLISCLPLLLELEVSLKQGSAEISTLQTKVIELCQICKGN
- a CDS encoding glutathione-dependent formaldehyde-activating GFA, producing the protein MTINISEPMIYEGGCHCSAVRFRVVVKQHKVDDCNCSICRKKGFLHLIIPKEQFTLLQGENKLTTYQFNTGVAQHKFCSICGIHSFYIPRSHPDCIDVNVRCLDGDVISNFEVVPFDGMNWEANIHKLIN
- a CDS encoding NADH:ubiquinone oxidoreductase complex I intermediate-associated protein 30, giving the protein MSDKNRSQWDLGRFIKTLSYFEVIPFLNCIQKLIQGRPQDTKSTPNGEKSVGVILVAGATGGLGKRVVKRLVKRGYQVRCLVRDIDKARSILGNDVDLVVADITKPETLNTLVMANIQAVICCTAVRVQPVEGDTANREKYYQGIKFYQPEIVGDTPENVEYQGVKNLVAAAANHLPAANEKLVFDFTHPSAELKNIWGALDDVVMGGVSSSNIQLTENTAVFAGNVSTANSGGFASVRTKNFDPPFNLSGYAGVELRVKGDGQRYKIFLRPDVTWDGLGYSYSFDTVANTWINVRIPFAELTPVFRAKTVKDAPPLDASRISSFQLMLSKFEYDGALNPKFTPGGFSLQIESIKAYNGKTAPQFVLVSSAGVTRPGRPGINLDEEPPAVRLNDQLGGILTWKLKGEDSLRASGIPYTIIRPCALTEEPGGQEVIFEQGDNIRGKISREDVAEICVQALEQSKVHHVTFEVKATENKVNSLKWETLFSDLQPDR